TGAAGCTCCAATTTCCAAAGACCAAATTCGTAATTTTAATGTTAATGAGAGATTAGAGAGTGAGACTTTTGAGAATTGTTGAGAGAGTagaagataatatttttgtgagtgaaaagaatgaaggatttggggtatttatagttaaaaaaaaaggatgaaaatgtaGTTTTTAGAAGGTTGGGGTGTTAATAAAAGCTTGGGGAGGTAGGGGGTGTTTTGGGGAGTTGTGGGGTGAAAGAGCCGTTGTGGGGCCCAAAAGACGTCGGCCAACGGCTCCTACAACGGCTAAttgcaattttaaaaaaaaaggacgGGACCGGGACTAACCGGTAAATCCCGGTTTCCGTCCCTTTACCCCTCCTGGACCCGCTACTAACCGGACCTAACCGGTACAAGCCGGAACCGGTAACGGACCGGAACCGGCACCTCCCGGTTCCGTTGCCAGACTTGACTTAACCCAACACATTATGACATGAATTGACAGCAACCATGCACCACTTGTGTCCACATTCTCGAAAGCACCTCAAGGTCTGATAAGATTCTTTGTTTTGCATCGAATTAGAGCACATGCTCTATCACTTGTGGGTTCCACTGTCTTTGAATTTTATTCTTGCAAACATACTTTTCAAGTACCAACACTGAGTGGTCAATTAGAGGTCTTAACTGGTGATCCGTGTTGTTGCCCTCTCAACAATAAAACTTATGCCACAACGTCCCAATAACTGATTTTGACCCCTACTTATCTGAGGTCCCTGACTAATTCTACCTTGAGGCCAACCATTGACAATAATTACTTAAGTACTTGATGTAACGCACAACTTCttattagtatttatttttttattttaatgaagaAACATGACTGAGTCTACTAGACGTGGAGAAAGCATGTTATTTGAAAAGATAGATTAGTGCTACTCATTGAACTCTCTTATAAACATCAAGCTGAGGGGAATCTAATCAACAACATTGTAGAGCTGACATTCCCATTTAATTTAAATCAACAAGGCAATGACATCTATTTCAACACTTCattatagaaaaagaaaaagaacttaGGAGTGGATCACCTCTAATGAATTACTACCATCTTTTGAGCTTTTAAAACTTCTTTCATTTccccataaaaaaaaatgctagTAGTAGAAAAGGAGAAAGGAAAAAGTATGTTTCCtgaatacaaaatacttttaaaaacaGAAATGAAGATGCAAAGCAGAAGGTTCTAGATTGATATTTGTGAGAAAAAGTTAGGCAAAATTGAACAGCTACAACAAGAAGGGTGTTAAACATTCCAaggttttaaaatcaaaataaaaatgtaagaaaTGCTAAACAACATTGCTGAGAAAATTTGTTTTCCTAAATTGATATTTCAGTCAGTAATAcataaaacaaatcaaaacagCGAGGACAAAATAGAGTGGGCCTAGAGCGTGTTGTGAAACTCAGTAATCAGAGATCACAGCAATACAAGAAATCGAGCCACCTGACACTTCAAGAGATCACTAGTAGCTTCAAGTGACACATACAAGGACCTCTTACTTCTTCCGAGTAAAGGAAAACAGAAACAGATGTGAGGGGACAGATTACAACGCGTGAAAACTGTGACCAGGAATAACCCCGGACCTACTATTGATCACAAAATTGAGCAGGCCCTTTGAGActtccctttctttttcttcgCCTTGGGTGGCTGGAGCACAACTTTAATGGCAGCATCAAATACTCCTTTTACATTCTGCAGCAACAACATTTCAAATCATATAACTTCAATTAAACGCATCAAAAAGATGTTGAGCACAAGAAACAAGAAGCTCTAGACAAAATATACCTCCTGTGTTTTTGAACTACATTCAATGTAGGAAGGTGCACCAATTGTTTTCCTCAGCTCTTCACCCTTAATGTTGGAATAAGAAGTAAATTAAATACTAATGACAAGCAAGGTACACAGTGTACTCCACTAAAGCAACTCGAAGAGAGGATAGCCACAGTGACCCTTACCTGAGCAGTAGTAATTGGCACAGCACCTGGATGGTCTATGAAGAATTGCTTATCATCTCGAAGATCTAAGTTCAATGCAAGTGGAAAGTAGgacaattatatatatgaataatcctctctgaatgaaaaaaaagatgGGGAAAGTAAAACTGGAAAAAGATGAGACATAAAAGTTCAAGAACAAAACATTAGAACATTAGTACAACCAGTACaaagaatatatatttcttaaaagAGGAAAATcacaatttgaagaataaataaaacaaacagTTGTGTTACAACCTTCAACCTGAATAGGTTTAGAAACTCGAAGTAAAAGATAAGAGATGTACACTTCAAGGAAAGCCATTTGTATTtcgttttctattttttctttggcAAAGAGAACTTAATTCCAACTATTTTTAACATGTCCTTGTATAGACGAAAGTTCATTCTTTTAACTTTTATCAAAGAGACACGGGACAAGAACATGTGCTGCACACACCCCACACCACCAATCATTTTCTACTTCCATGGCCCAAAAGGTCTACTATTTCTTCTGTTTGCTCTTCAGCAGTTTCTTAAAAATCTTGTATTTGTGACGAGGAACAAAGTACCTTCTACTCATAGAGCAGCAAAGACTTCTTCTACCACCATGGATTTTGAGTATACGTACATGATTATCGGTGCCAATTAAGAGATAGAAACAGCACTATAACATAAGATGAAGATTGATCCACTATTATACTGAGATGATCAGATCCTtctgaaagatttttttttaatcgcAGAGAAAATAGAAGTAAAATGGAAACATCCCATAGACCACTTAATCATCACCTCATGAAGATATACAAAAAAATCCAAGATCATATTGTATATATAGAACTTTACCAAGTTTTGTTCCAACAAGCACTATAGGGACACCAGGGGCGTAATGTTTCAACTCAGGAATCCACTGGAAAATATTCAATAGAGCTAAAATAAATTTCCATGAACCAataacaaagaagaaaataaaacaaagagaaaaacgAAATTTTCCACTACCTTCTTGGAAACATTTTCATAACTGGCTTTACTGATGAGAGAGAATGCCAAAATGAAAACATCAGCTCCACGATAACTCAGAGGTCTTAACCTATTGTAATCCTCTTGTCCTGtaatatgtataatttatgatgacattatataaatatgaatatgaacataATGACAGTAGCAAATATATCATAAGAATACATCTGCAAATACATAGAAGGCCAAATACACAAATAGCCCCTCAAATTTGGCACGAAAtgtcatttagacacctcatcTTTAGCCATAACCAATTGAACACTTTTAGTTGACAGAAATGTATCTTGTGGATACAAGATGTTGATTTGGCACATCATGTGTATCACCTCAGCCTTGAGCACAAAAAATGTTTGTAAATTTCTGAATACATCCTCCGTAAAAGTACTCAAAAGGGTGTCCGTAAAATGGTAAGAGGATCATtgatggaagaagaagaagaagaaaaatctaATCTTGGAGATGAAGAAGAGGAGCACAGAAAAAGCATGAATATGATAGACAAAATAGCAGAGAAGTTGAAGAGTTATGtgtaagaaaaggaaaagattgAGGCAACAAAGGATATAAGAGAACTTGTGAGGAAGTCTCCTTCTTCCAGCAAGAATTTTCTAGATTAGTTAAAAATGGTGATTTCTTGTGCTATAGATGAATTAGATGGAAAAAGGTTGTAAATTTTTcccaataaattaaattttgaatgttAGCTATGAAAATAGATTATTATGATTGAAATCAGAAGAAAAGATGTTGGCATTTCTGTTGCCCCCAATTTTTAGTAGCTAAAGGATGAAATGGCCTAATACATAGATAGACACCTTAACTTGGCCTCAACTGATAACTAAACACCCAACTTA
The Solanum stenotomum isolate F172 chromosome 12, ASM1918654v1, whole genome shotgun sequence DNA segment above includes these coding regions:
- the LOC125849340 gene encoding rac-like GTP-binding protein ARAC1, with the protein product MSASRFIKCVTVGDGAVGKTCLLISYTSNTFPTDYVPTVFDNFSANVVVNGATVNLGLWDTAGQEDYNRLRPLSYRGADVFILAFSLISKASYENVSKKWIPELKHYAPGVPIVLVGTKLDLRDDKQFFIDHPGAVPITTAQGEELRKTIGAPSYIECSSKTQENVKGVFDAAIKVVLQPPKAKKKKGKSQRACSIL